The Bacillus spongiae nucleotide sequence ATTAAAGGGAAGGTTTTTGATTTAATATATGTTGACGAACATCATGAGGAGAAAGCTAAAGGATTCTTTAGTAAGTTGTTTCGATGAGTTTAACGACGCAATTCTATACGATGATTGCGATGATAGGAATGGGGGGAGTGTTCGGAGCTGCTCTTGATACTTATCATCGCTTTTTAAAGAGACCTGATCGAAGTCGGTGGATTGTGTTTATTCATGATGTTTTGTTTTGGGTAGTGCAAGGACTATTAATTTTTTACGTTTTGTATGTAGTAAATTTTGGAGAGGTCCGATTTTACATCTTTCTAGCATTATTTTGTGGTTTTAGTGCCTACCAAGCTTTATTTAAATCGTATTATGTAAAAATGTTGGAATTTACGATTAAGCTTGTTATTGCAGTCTATCGTTTTTGTAGGAAAATGTTTCAAACCTTGATTATCGCTCCAATAAGATGGATTATTACAGTGATAATTGTTGTGGTAATAGGTTTGGCGAAATTTATCTATCGATTAATGTATGGCTTATTAAAGCTATTAATTGCCGTTTCCAAGATTCTGCTATCCCCACTATCGTTATTAATAAAAATCATTTGGAAGCTGATACCTAAAGCAATAAAAAAACACTTGATAATTTATTATCATAAATTGGCAGGAGTTTTTGAAAAAAGTAAGAATACTATGATTAAAGTGATCAATAGATGGAAAAGAAAGAAATAAGGAGGCAGAAGGATGAGGAAGGCGAATAACATCACATCTATGAATAATGATTATGCTCGACTCCATGAAAAAAGAAAAAAAAATGCCACTAAACATAAAAGAAGACTTGTTCGCAGGTTGACGGTATTTTTCACTATTGTTATCATGGTCGGAGTTGGTTTAATTTCTATCCTGTTTTCTGGTTCCGATAGATTAGAGTCAAAAGAAGCTGAGCACACTCAGTTAAAGAAGGAATTACAGAGCCTTCAAGATGAGCAATTATTACTTGAGGAAGAACTTGCTAAGTTAAATGACGATGAGTATATTGCAAAATTAGCAAGAAAAGAATATTTTTTGTCTGATGAAGGTGAAATTATTTTTACCCTTCCTAAATCTGAATAGAATTCATAAGAAGAGATGTTGTCTTATTGACACTCTTTTTTTTGGAAGGCTATAATATATAGTAAGGTTTATTTTTTATATTTCTAAGGAGGATCATTTTTTTTATGTCAATCGAAGTAGGCAGCAAGTTACAAGGTAAAGTGACAGGTATTACAAATTTTGGTGCGTTCGTGGAGCTGCCTGGAGGCTCAACTGGACTTGTCCATATTAGTGAAGTCGCTGACAATTATGTTAAGGATATTAATGAACATCTAAAAGTAGGCGATGAAGTTACAGTGAAGGTTCTTAACGTTGAAAGTGATGGTAAAATTGGGTTATCTATTCGTAAAGCAAAAGATCAACCGAAGCCTGCCCAAT carries:
- the yabQ gene encoding spore cortex biosynthesis protein YabQ; translated protein: MSLTTQFYTMIAMIGMGGVFGAALDTYHRFLKRPDRSRWIVFIHDVLFWVVQGLLIFYVLYVVNFGEVRFYIFLALFCGFSAYQALFKSYYVKMLEFTIKLVIAVYRFCRKMFQTLIIAPIRWIITVIIVVVIGLAKFIYRLMYGLLKLLIAVSKILLSPLSLLIKIIWKLIPKAIKKHLIIYYHKLAGVFEKSKNTMIKVINRWKRKK
- a CDS encoding FtsB family cell division protein; translated protein: MRKANNITSMNNDYARLHEKRKKNATKHKRRLVRRLTVFFTIVIMVGVGLISILFSGSDRLESKEAEHTQLKKELQSLQDEQLLLEEELAKLNDDEYIAKLARKEYFLSDEGEIIFTLPKSE
- a CDS encoding S1 domain-containing RNA-binding protein — encoded protein: MSIEVGSKLQGKVTGITNFGAFVELPGGSTGLVHISEVADNYVKDINEHLKVGDEVTVKVLNVESDGKIGLSIRKAKDQPKPAQSNSGRSRSNHRSNNDYRPKETFEQKMARFLKDSEDRLSSLKRQTESRRGGRGSKRG